One stretch of Methanotorris formicicus Mc-S-70 DNA includes these proteins:
- the dapF gene encoding diaminopimelate epimerase gives MEFTKMHALGNDYIVINEFDGEVVKEEDKEEFSKKICRRGFSVGADGVIFIQKATSDEFDVRFRIFNSDGSEAEMCGNGIRCFSKYVYERVLKKNPLRVETKGGLRISEMEIENDEVKKIKVYMGTPKFKLKDIPMKIDGYDEDDGFINGEIELNNPYLKKVKLSVVNVGNPHAVIFVEDNGIDLDFARKHLDVIGKEIEYHKVFPERINVHFVEVLNDDEIKILTWERGAGYTTACGTGTTSSVIIANKLGKTKSKVLAHLDGGDLEIEIKEDGVYMIGDAVMVYDGKLLNIVW, from the coding sequence ATGGAATTTACAAAAATGCACGCCTTGGGAAATGATTATATTGTTATAAATGAGTTTGATGGGGAAGTTGTAAAAGAAGAAGATAAAGAAGAATTTTCCAAAAAAATTTGTAGAAGAGGGTTTTCAGTTGGGGCTGATGGAGTCATCTTTATCCAAAAGGCAACAAGTGATGAGTTTGATGTGAGGTTTAGAATCTTTAACAGTGATGGCTCTGAGGCAGAGATGTGTGGAAATGGGATTAGGTGTTTCTCAAAGTATGTATATGAGAGAGTTTTAAAGAAAAATCCTTTAAGGGTTGAGACCAAAGGCGGTTTAAGGATATCCGAAATGGAGATTGAAAATGATGAAGTTAAGAAAATAAAGGTCTATATGGGAACTCCAAAATTCAAATTAAAAGACATTCCAATGAAAATTGATGGATATGATGAAGATGATGGGTTTATAAATGGGGAGATTGAACTCAACAACCCATACCTAAAAAAGGTAAAATTGAGTGTTGTGAATGTGGGAAATCCACATGCAGTGATTTTTGTTGAAGATAACGGCATTGATTTAGATTTCGCAAGAAAGCATTTGGATGTTATTGGAAAAGAAATTGAATACCACAAAGTTTTCCCAGAGAGAATAAATGTGCATTTTGTTGAAGTTTTGAATGACGATGAAATAAAAATACTCACTTGGGAAAGGGGAGCGGGATATACAACAGCATGTGGAACTGGAACAACAAGTTCAGTTATTATAGCGAATAAACTTGGAAAAACAAAAAGCAAGGTTTTGGCTCATTTAGATGGTGGTGATTTAGAAATTGAGATTAAAGAAGATGGAGTTTATATGATTGGAGATGCAGTGATGGTTTATGATGGGAAGTTATTGAATATTGTTTGGTAA
- a CDS encoding PRC-barrel domain-containing protein produces the protein MKIPVRALFGRSIVGNLGSIIGTVEDIIIDEETGKVVSLNVEPSPQSPIPPSDENYTLIPFKIVNAIKDVVVIDESKINKKA, from the coding sequence ATGAAGATACCAGTTAGAGCATTATTTGGAAGATCTATTGTTGGAAATTTAGGAAGTATTATTGGAACAGTTGAGGACATAATCATTGATGAAGAAACTGGTAAGGTTGTTTCATTGAATGTTGAACCTTCACCACAAAGTCCAATCCCCCCAAGTGATGAGAACTACACATTAATCCCATTTAAGATTGTAAATGCTATAAAGGATGTTGTTGTAATAGATGAATCGAAGATAAACAAAAAGGCATAA
- the cobY gene encoding adenosylcobinamide-phosphate guanylyltransferase: MDVLVMAGGKGTRMGYVEKPLVEINGKFMIDYIIETLTQSNIEKIFVAVSKNTPKTEQYLKEKYRDIVLIKTSGNGYVEDLNEAIKYFSSPFLVVSSDIPTIKPKTINNIINYYLNIRGINNKVEALCVMVKKDNYLGNPTMELDGYIPAGINIISPKYGEQIEEVMVVDEVLINVNTWEDKILAEKLLKQLSKYREICP; this comes from the coding sequence ATGGATGTATTGGTAATGGCAGGAGGAAAAGGAACTCGTATGGGATATGTAGAGAAGCCATTGGTGGAGATAAATGGTAAGTTTATGATAGATTATATTATTGAGACACTTACACAATCCAATATTGAAAAAATATTTGTTGCAGTATCCAAAAACACACCAAAAACAGAACAATATCTAAAAGAAAAATATAGAGATATAGTTTTAATAAAAACTTCTGGAAATGGATATGTTGAGGATTTAAATGAGGCAATAAAATATTTTTCATCACCTTTTTTGGTTGTTTCATCCGATATTCCTACAATTAAACCGAAAACTATTAATAATATTATAAATTACTACCTAAACATTAGGGGTATTAATAATAAAGTAGAGGCTTTATGTGTAATGGTAAAAAAAGACAACTATCTTGGAAATCCTACAATGGAGTTGGATGGGTATATTCCAGCAGGAATTAATATCATAAGTCCAAAATATGGGGAGCAGATAGAGGAAGTTATGGTGGTTGATGAAGTATTAATAAACGTAAATACTTGGGAGGATAAAATACTTGCTGAAAAATTATTAAAACAATTAAGTAAATATAGGGAGATATGTCCTTAG
- the mch gene encoding methenyltetrahydromethanopterin cyclohydrolase, which produces MLSVNLKSFEIVKRMMENAEELNIEVKKLENGSTVLDCGVNVPGSWEAGKLFTKICLGGLAHVGISLSPCSCGGFNLPQVKIKTSHPAIATLGAQKAGWAIKVGKYFAMGSGPARALAKKPKETYEEIGYEDNAGVAVLCLEASALPNEEVAEHVANQCNLEPSNVYLLVAPTSSLVGSIQISGRVVENGTYKMLEVLDFDVKKVKYAAGIAPVAPIIGDDFAMMGATNDMVLYGGRTFYYIESDENDDIEALCKSLPSCTSNDYGKPFMEVFKAANYDFYKIDKGMFAPAVVTINDMRTGKVYTYGEINVEVLKKSLKITELKKE; this is translated from the coding sequence ATGTTGAGTGTAAACTTAAAATCTTTTGAAATTGTTAAAAGGATGATGGAAAATGCAGAAGAATTAAATATTGAAGTTAAGAAATTGGAAAATGGATCTACTGTTTTAGATTGTGGGGTTAACGTACCTGGAAGTTGGGAGGCAGGAAAGTTATTTACAAAAATCTGTTTGGGTGGATTAGCCCACGTAGGTATTTCATTAAGTCCATGTAGTTGTGGTGGCTTTAACTTACCTCAAGTTAAGATAAAAACATCCCACCCAGCAATTGCTACATTAGGTGCTCAAAAAGCAGGATGGGCTATTAAAGTTGGAAAATACTTTGCAATGGGTTCAGGTCCTGCAAGAGCATTGGCAAAAAAACCAAAAGAAACATACGAAGAGATAGGATATGAGGATAATGCAGGTGTTGCTGTTCTCTGTTTAGAAGCAAGTGCATTACCAAATGAAGAAGTTGCTGAACATGTTGCTAATCAATGTAATTTAGAGCCATCAAACGTCTATTTATTAGTTGCTCCAACAAGTTCATTAGTTGGTTCAATACAAATTAGTGGTAGGGTTGTTGAAAATGGAACCTACAAGATGTTGGAGGTTTTAGATTTCGATGTCAAAAAAGTTAAATATGCTGCTGGAATTGCCCCAGTTGCCCCAATTATTGGAGATGACTTTGCAATGATGGGAGCAACAAACGACATGGTTTTATATGGAGGAAGAACATTCTACTACATTGAGAGCGATGAAAACGATGATATAGAGGCTTTATGCAAATCATTACCATCCTGCACATCAAATGATTATGGAAAGCCATTCATGGAAGTATTTAAGGCAGCAAACTATGACTTCTATAAGATAGATAAAGGAATGTTTGCTCCTGCTGTAGTAACCATTAACGATATGAGAACAGGAAAGGTCTACACCTATGGAGAGATAAATGTAGAGGTTCTTAAAAAATCATTAAAAATAACAGAATTGAAAAAAGAATAA
- a CDS encoding DUF166 domain-containing protein, whose product MKAVFIYHEGNNRMEKFYKNLLNESDFCKICEDCYNCRGDWSFKDDVKNVVVKEAKEEFIDDPYEYLPELPEGDVCIAQLHEDLLYELPLLLKEKNYKGLIVPSETPHDLSPALRRDLKRICKEYNIEFENPKPFCSLEKKEGNETINKFIDYFRIGKPELEIEVEGHTIKDVKVKISAPCGETYYIAKRIKNKEIKGLKEEIANAHHNYPCLGSMEYDKELEDTILHEAGYIAIESIKKALNKYKCENKFCSGNCGRLI is encoded by the coding sequence ATGAAAGCAGTATTTATCTATCACGAAGGAAATAATAGGATGGAAAAATTCTATAAAAATTTGTTAAATGAATCGGATTTTTGTAAGATTTGCGAGGATTGCTATAACTGCAGAGGAGATTGGAGTTTTAAGGACGATGTAAAAAATGTTGTTGTAAAGGAGGCTAAGGAGGAATTCATAGATGACCCTTACGAATACCTCCCAGAACTTCCAGAGGGAGATGTTTGCATTGCTCAACTGCATGAGGATTTATTGTATGAACTCCCATTGTTATTAAAAGAAAAAAATTATAAAGGTTTAATAGTTCCTTCTGAAACTCCACATGATTTATCTCCTGCACTGAGGAGAGATTTAAAGAGAATTTGCAAAGAATATAATATAGAATTTGAAAATCCAAAACCATTCTGCTCATTGGAGAAAAAAGAGGGAAATGAAACCATCAACAAATTTATCGATTACTTCAGAATAGGAAAGCCAGAATTGGAGATAGAGGTTGAAGGGCACACTATTAAAGATGTTAAAGTTAAAATCTCTGCCCCTTGTGGAGAAACCTACTATATTGCAAAGAGAATAAAAAACAAAGAAATTAAAGGTTTAAAAGAGGAGATTGCCAATGCCCATCACAACTACCCATGCTTAGGAAGTATGGAGTATGATAAGGAGTTGGAGGATACCATCCTACATGAGGCGGGATATATTGCAATTGAAAGCATAAAAAAGGCACTAAACAAATACAAATGCGAAAATAAATTTTGTTCTGGAAATTGTGGAAGATTAATCTAA
- a CDS encoding arsenate reductase/protein-tyrosine-phosphatase family protein, producing the protein MKVLFVCIHNKRRSVMAEAFAKKFGLNAFSAGVEKTDGIDEKVVEVLREKNLEAKEKPQTIDEVVKKLRSLM; encoded by the coding sequence ATGAAGGTTTTATTTGTTTGTATCCACAATAAAAGAAGAAGTGTAATGGCAGAGGCGTTTGCAAAGAAATTTGGTTTAAATGCCTTCAGTGCGGGAGTTGAGAAAACAGATGGCATTGATGAGAAAGTTGTTGAGGTTTTAAGGGAAAAGAATTTAGAGGCAAAAGAAAAGCCCCAAACAATAGATGAGGTTGTTAAAAAGTTAAGGAGTTTGATGTAG
- a CDS encoding TatD family hydrolase, whose amino-acid sequence MIDAHTHLDVRSFEDLEKMALSGIETIITCSHDPYKMSVPEVYLDHWDRLINLEVKRGKMAGVEVKVALGVHPMGYPKNWEVLIKKLPEFLENENVVAIGETGLHYLNEDEKKLLREQLILAKDYNMPIIVHTPEKNKKEALIEILKILDEVKIKDNLVMIDHINKETVDLIDRDVYVGLTVQPSMKISHEEAAEIIKNYNKKFILSSDLGSLKADIYALPRTKLYMKKIGVEEEKIIDSVYKNAKEFYRL is encoded by the coding sequence ATGATTGATGCCCACACCCATTTAGATGTTAGGAGTTTTGAAGATTTAGAAAAAATGGCATTGAGTGGGATTGAAACAATCATAACCTGCTCTCATGACCCATACAAAATGAGCGTTCCAGAAGTTTATTTAGACCATTGGGATAGATTGATTAATTTAGAAGTAAAAAGAGGAAAAATGGCTGGTGTAGAGGTTAAAGTTGCATTGGGAGTTCATCCTATGGGTTATCCAAAGAATTGGGAGGTTTTAATAAAAAAACTTCCTGAATTTTTAGAAAATGAGAATGTCGTTGCTATTGGGGAGACAGGATTGCACTACTTAAATGAGGATGAGAAAAAACTTTTAAGAGAGCAATTGATTTTAGCTAAAGATTACAACATGCCGATAATAGTCCATACACCAGAGAAAAACAAAAAAGAGGCATTAATTGAAATCCTAAAAATTTTAGATGAGGTTAAAATAAAAGATAATTTAGTTATGATTGACCACATAAACAAAGAGACGGTAGATTTAATTGATAGGGATGTTTACGTTGGTTTAACTGTCCAACCATCAATGAAAATAAGCCATGAAGAAGCGGCAGAGATAATAAAAAATTATAACAAAAAATTTATTTTAAGCAGTGATTTGGGGAGTTTGAAGGCAGATATCTATGCATTACCAAGAACTAAGTTATATATGAAAAAAATTGGTGTTGAAGAAGAGAAAATAATTGATTCAGTTTATAAGAACGCAAAGGAATTCTATAGGTTATAA
- a CDS encoding cupin domain-containing protein: MIEKVYEFKKDAITKVVEKIVNTEHVQINHIILPKGEQMPKHYSNSYVHLIIIKGEMTLTLEDQEPHNYKEGTIVYVPFNVKMLIQNLNSDILEFFVVKAPHPKKLNAPEEAIKCE; this comes from the coding sequence ATGATAGAAAAAGTTTATGAATTTAAAAAAGATGCTATAACAAAGGTTGTTGAAAAAATTGTCAATACCGAGCATGTTCAAATCAACCATATTATATTGCCAAAAGGAGAGCAAATGCCTAAACACTATTCAAACTCTTACGTACATTTGATAATTATCAAAGGAGAGATGACTTTAACCTTAGAAGACCAAGAACCACACAACTACAAAGAAGGAACTATTGTATATGTCCCATTTAATGTAAAGATGCTCATTCAAAACTTAAATTCTGATATATTGGAGTTCTTTGTAGTAAAAGCTCCACATCCAAAGAAATTAAATGCTCCTGAAGAGGCTATAAAGTGCGAATAA
- a CDS encoding ATP-binding protein, whose protein sequence is MKIMRYRIEVDQDKCLGYEECGLCVKACEENILIPDPETKKVKVNKEKEVYCDGIGTCLDVCPVDAIKITKEEIEVDEHQHSGHKCPGSMAMTLKREKSEEDNDVEISSELMNWPIQLHLLNPTAPYFKNAELIIAADCVPFAYANFHKKFLKEKVLAIGCPKLDDTSGYMEKIRAIVKLNNIKKVDVVIMSVPCCHSMYNLVKKALEGIDCEIKKHVISIDGKVLE, encoded by the coding sequence ATGAAAATAATGAGATATAGAATTGAAGTCGACCAAGATAAGTGTCTTGGTTATGAAGAATGCGGGCTATGTGTTAAAGCATGTGAAGAAAATATTCTAATTCCAGACCCAGAAACTAAAAAGGTTAAGGTTAATAAAGAAAAAGAAGTTTATTGCGATGGAATAGGAACATGTTTAGATGTATGCCCAGTAGATGCAATAAAAATAACAAAAGAAGAAATTGAAGTTGATGAACACCAACATTCAGGACATAAATGTCCTGGTTCAATGGCAATGACATTGAAAAGGGAAAAATCAGAAGAAGATAATGATGTAGAAATAAGTTCAGAGTTAATGAATTGGCCTATACAACTTCATCTATTGAATCCAACTGCCCCATACTTCAAAAATGCCGAACTTATTATTGCAGCGGACTGTGTTCCATTCGCCTATGCTAATTTCCACAAAAAATTCTTAAAAGAAAAGGTTTTGGCTATTGGATGTCCCAAATTGGATGACACTTCTGGATATATGGAGAAAATAAGAGCAATTGTTAAATTAAACAACATAAAAAAGGTTGATGTTGTAATAATGAGCGTTCCTTGCTGTCATAGCATGTATAACTTAGTAAAAAAGGCACTTGAGGGGATTGATTGTGAAATAAAAAAGCATGTTATTTCAATTGATGGAAAAGTGTTAGAGTAA
- a CDS encoding CGGC domain-containing protein, with protein MTKVAILRCDSAAKTCPAVGCVTAALNKKDTFKDYEDVEFLTMITCDGCPGRLGLNQIKQLIEKHGLEVVHFATCMDALKPKCRYVEEMKGEIEKMGAKVVIGSHF; from the coding sequence ATGACAAAAGTTGCAATTTTAAGGTGCGACAGTGCGGCAAAGACTTGCCCTGCAGTAGGTTGTGTGACAGCAGCATTAAACAAGAAAGACACATTTAAGGACTATGAGGATGTTGAGTTCTTAACCATGATAACATGTGATGGATGTCCAGGAAGATTAGGATTGAATCAAATAAAACAACTAATAGAAAAGCATGGATTGGAAGTTGTTCACTTTGCAACCTGCATGGATGCACTTAAACCAAAATGCAGGTATGTCGAAGAAATGAAGGGGGAGATTGAAAAGATGGGGGCAAAAGTTGTAATTGGTTCTCACTTCTAA
- a CDS encoding CopG family ribbon-helix-helix protein, producing the protein MVNVERISISFSKFLLKEIDDVVKKKGYSSRSELIRDAVRKHILESNSLDKDGNISGIIIVVYTPTKESMEKMSKLYFKYNDVVKSLNQSYITTSCGKNKKVEIFVVEGDAKEISEFYEEISKIDGKIYDKVVIF; encoded by the coding sequence ATGGTAAACGTTGAGAGAATCAGTATATCATTTTCAAAATTTCTTTTAAAAGAAATAGATGATGTAGTTAAGAAGAAAGGATACTCAAGTAGGAGTGAATTAATTAGGGATGCAGTGAGAAAACACATCTTAGAGAGTAATTCATTAGATAAGGATGGAAATATTAGCGGAATTATTATTGTAGTATACACTCCAACAAAGGAGTCGATGGAAAAGATGAGTAAATTGTATTTTAAATATAATGATGTGGTTAAATCATTAAATCAATCTTATATAACAACATCATGTGGTAAAAATAAGAAAGTAGAGATTTTTGTTGTTGAAGGGGATGCAAAGGAAATATCTGAATTTTATGAAGAGATTTCAAAGATTGATGGAAAGATTTATGATAAAGTCGTTATATTTTAA
- a CDS encoding TIGR00269 family protein, protein MKCSKCGSKAIYHQKYSGLYLCKECFIKDVERKVRKSLGKKIIKNNMKIGVGLSGGKDSVVMTYILNKFFETIPNSEIVVFFVDEGIKGFREVARKFVIEFCERYDIKYKIIPLKEELGITLDDIVKIAREKNITLNPCSFCGVMRRKLLNKYALKEGCNYLAIGHNLDDISQAIMMNYIDGSIEKLVRLGKDAEHPLLVKRIRPLKYIPEEEVQLYADLVGLKYQKEPCPYSSISYRAEISEIIDKLEDSHPGTRHSIVSGFEKLIKHLDIKMEVKTCKICGEPSSGDICKVCLWMEKLGLRV, encoded by the coding sequence ATGAAATGCAGTAAATGTGGAAGTAAGGCAATATATCATCAAAAATACTCTGGTCTATATTTATGCAAAGAGTGTTTTATAAAGGATGTTGAAAGAAAGGTGAGAAAATCTCTCGGCAAAAAAATCATAAAAAACAATATGAAAATAGGCGTTGGATTGAGTGGAGGAAAGGATAGTGTGGTTATGACATACATATTAAATAAATTCTTTGAAACAATCCCAAATTCAGAGATTGTCGTATTTTTTGTAGATGAGGGTATAAAGGGGTTTAGAGAAGTAGCGAGAAAATTTGTTATAGAATTTTGTGAAAGATACGACATAAAATACAAAATCATCCCACTTAAAGAAGAACTTGGGATTACCCTTGATGATATTGTGAAGATTGCAAGAGAAAAAAATATAACTTTAAATCCATGTTCCTTTTGTGGTGTAATGAGGAGGAAATTATTAAACAAATATGCATTAAAAGAGGGATGTAATTATTTAGCCATAGGGCACAACTTGGATGACATATCTCAGGCAATAATGATGAACTATATAGATGGATCTATAGAAAAACTTGTTAGATTGGGTAAAGATGCAGAGCATCCGCTTTTGGTGAAGAGGATAAGGCCCCTAAAATACATCCCGGAGGAAGAGGTTCAGTTGTATGCTGATTTAGTTGGATTAAAGTATCAAAAAGAACCTTGTCCTTACTCATCAATCTCATATAGGGCAGAAATAAGTGAGATTATTGACAAACTTGAAGACAGCCATCCAGGAACAAGGCATTCAATTGTAAGTGGCTTTGAAAAATTAATTAAGCACTTGGATATTAAAATGGAAGTAAAAACATGCAAGATTTGTGGAGAACCAAGTTCAGGAGATATCTGCAAGGTTTGCTTATGGATGGAGAAGTTGGGACTTAGAGTATAG